One Xenopus tropicalis strain Nigerian chromosome 8, UCB_Xtro_10.0, whole genome shotgun sequence genomic window carries:
- the qrfp gene encoding orexigenic neuropeptide QRFP: MRGSYGMSVLVLLSLGYTFALQDSREQSDPWERIRLLRMMADGEENSAGALWYPLAPRQRKSTDPASLFSVAKELQGFGKERAGFRFRFGRQEEGNEFEDFEQQDEEKRGGTALGSLAEELNGYNRKKGGFSFRFGRR; this comes from the coding sequence ATGAGAGGGAGCTACGGAATGTCCGTTTTGGTTCTGCTAAGCCTGGGATACACCTTCGCCCTGCAGGACAGCAGAGAGCAGAGCGACCCATGGGAGAGAATTCGCCTCCTGAGGATGATGGCCGATGGGGAGGAGAACAGCGCAGGGGCCCTGTGGTACCCTCTAGCGCCCAGGCAGAGGAAGTCTACTGACCCGGCGTCTCTGTTCAGCGTGGCCAAAGAGCTGCAGGGCTTCGGGAAGGAGAGGGCCGGCTTCAGGTTCCGGTTTGGGAGGCAAGAAGAAGGGAACGAGTTTGAAGACTTTGAGCAACAAGACGAGGAGAAGCGAGGAGGAACCGCACTGGGGTCGCTGGCCGAGGAGCTCAACGGATACAACAGGAAAAAAGGAGGGTTCAGCTTCCGATTTGGAAGACGATAA